The Lycium barbarum isolate Lr01 chromosome 9, ASM1917538v2, whole genome shotgun sequence genome has a segment encoding these proteins:
- the LOC132608737 gene encoding 21 kDa protein-like: MKLSDTVTTQNPDATNFIKISCKKCLYPTICVQSLSTYANTIQLNKQQLAHAALSVSLSKAKIASTYISMVTRIRGLKPRELQAAKDCSNTMNDSVYQLSRSIPELGQSGKLTSRRDEFTWHVSNVQTWISAALTDENTCLDMFNNPSMDGKIKDSVRARVFAAAQVTSNALALVYQFAEQHS; this comes from the coding sequence ATGAAACTCTcagatactgtcacgacccaaaatcctGATGCCACAAACTTCATCAAAATCTCATGTAAAAAGTGTTTATACCCTACCATATGCGTTCAATCTCTCTCTACTTACGCAAACACCATTCAACTAAACAAACAACAACTTGCTCATGCAGCATTATCAGTGAGTTTATCAAAAGCCAAAATTGCTTCAACATACATTTCAATGGTCACAAGAATAAGGGGCCTAAAGCCAAGAGAATTACAAGCTGCTAAAGATTGTTCAAACACCATGAATGACAGTGTTTATCAGCTTAGTCGATCGATCCCCGAGCTAGGGCAAAGTGGTAAATTAACATCAAGAAGagatgaatttacttggcatgttAGTAATGTTCAAACTTGGATTAGTGCTGCACTTACTGATGAAAATACCTGCCTTGATATGTTTAATAATCCTTCTATGGATGGGAAAATTAAGGATTCTGTTAGGGCTAGGGTTTTTGCAGCTGCGCAAGTTACTAGTAATGCACTTGCTTTGGTTTATCAATTTGCAGAGCAACACTCATGA